TCGTCGGTTTTCGCGGGGCAGGCAGGGTCATGCTGATCGATATGCAAAGCACAGGAAGGTATAAGCTGAAAGTAGAGCCGATTGTTTTACAAATTCAGAAAGCATTAGAGAAGCTGACTGGCGGAGAGCATTCGTGCTGCTGCTGTATGATTGACAATCATGCGAACCAACTCATTATGGTTACGAATGCAGAGCTTTCTGAAAGTGATGGACAAAGACTGACTGCTGCCATGATCGACATAGAGAAGGATTTCGTTGACTCAGAACTGAGAATCACGGTCGGAATTAGCGATAAAGCGATTGATATCCTATCAGAAGGATCCCGCCTGCTAATCGAGGCGAAGCTTGCATGCGAAAGCCGATTTTACTTGCCTGGCCGGCGAGTGTATGCATTTAAACAATCGATGATGTTGTCCGATCATGCGCTGGTATTTGAGAGCAAAGATGCGGAGGCATTCATCGAACGGCTGCAAAAATGTGAAGATCCGGAGTTTCAACTGCCCGTCGAGCAGCTGTACGATCGTTTACTCGCGACGGGGCGGCCAATACGGGCTGTAATTATCTCGTATAGCACTCAGTTGTTGACAGAAGTGATCAATTCCATTGAATATCTGGGTCAAGAAGAGGTACGCAGCTGGCTTCTTGATGTCATGCAACGTGAAGTAAAGGATGTCCCGGATTTGGAGTGTCTGAAATCCAATGTCTCAGCGGTTCTTCTCCTCATTTCCAAGAAATTGCATGAAATGAAGCAAAAGCGCAAGGATGCGCTTATTTATCAATGCCTTGCTTACATCGATGAACATTATATGGAGGATTTGTCACTCGAATCGGTTGCTGCGATCATGCATTTCAGCCCGGGATATTTCAGCAATTATTTCAAAAACAAACTGACCATCAACTTCAGTCAATATTTAACCCAAGTCAGATTGACCAAAGCTAAGGAATTTCTTATGGATAGCAACGATAAAGTGTACCATATTGCGGCCAAATTGGGGTACCATGACGCTAAATATTTTAATCGCGTTTTCAAAAAAGAATTCGGGCTCACACCGGAGGAATATCGTACGATTGCAAGAAGCATGTCTCACGCCCGGGAGGTGTAGGCTGCCCTGATGAGATTCGTTCCTTCCTTCATTCGTCAAATTGTTCATAGATTCATGCGTCTGCGCTTCCGTACAAAAATGATTATATTTTATGTCATGCTGATTTCCATTCCATCCATTCTTACGGGATTTTTGCACTACAATACCAGCTTGGATATCATTTTGAACAATTCACGGGAAAGCATGAAGGAAATCGTGAAGAAAAATAACGAAATGATCGACATGATTTTACAGGGGATTGAAGAGAGGACCCTTTCACTGAATTCCGATCCTGATCTCTATGATGTGTTTGAACATTTAACGGACAGAAGCGACTACAACCTGGTCAAGATGGATAAGAGAGTCACCATGATCCTTAACAAATATTTTAGTCAAAATTCGGATCACTATTCGGCACAGCTGGTCACCAGCTATTACAGCTTTGGCGGCAGCGGCACACCTTATACCACGAATTCTCCTTTTTTCTCTGTTTCTCCAGAGGGCTTCCGTTCGTCCGACATTTACTCAAGAGTTGCTGAAAATAGAGGGAAATTCATTTGGATCCCGACTTATGACTATACAAAAACTTTTAACCAGTACCAGCTTCAAGGCCTGGATCCCAAGATCAAATTTATGTTTTCCGGAGCTAGGGTCATCAACAGTGCTCCGATCGTAGACGGAGTCATTCATCCGCTTGATCCATCCATAGAGCGTCCCGTGCTGCTCATCAATTTTACGGAGTCGTTTTACCGCGAAATTCTGAAATTCAGCACGCCTCTTCAAGGCTCCTACTTGTACGTCGTGTCAGACAAAGGGGATATCGTTTATCATCCGGATACGTCCAAATTAGCAACAATCGACACCAACGGATACCTGGAGGATAGTTTTCAAAATAAAAGCGGTACGATGATCAAGGAAATCAACGGGGAGAAGATGCTAATTTGCTTTGAAACGTCAAAGGTGACGGGGTGGAAAACCGTTTCGGTGGTTCCTTATAAGCAATTGGTTGGAGAATTACCCATGTTTCGGTCCATGGAACTTTTCGTGGCTGCAGGATTAACCATATTGGCTATGCTGGCAGCTTACATTTTCTCAGGGTGGATGACGAAACCGATTAAAAAGCTAATTGTTGCGACCCATATCACGGGCAATGGCGACTTTACGACTAAGATTCCCGAGCAGGCCGACTTTGAATTCGGCATTTTGATCAAAAAAATTTAATCAAATGAACGAGAAGATTCAAGACCTGATCAGGGAGAATTATGAAGTGACACTTCGGGAAAAGGAAGCCGAGATTATGGCGCTCAATCTTCAGCTGAACCCGCATTTTTTGTACAATACGCTCAACATCATCAATTGGATGGCGATCGAGAAGGATCAAAAAGCGATCAGCCGCATGATTGTTAGTCTCTCCACGATGCTGCAATATACAGTCAATAACAAGCAGGAGATTGTCCGGCTCAAGGACGATCTGGAATGGTTGAAAGGCTACACGCATATTATGGAGATTCGATTTGAGGGCATCTTTCGGTTTCGTTTCGAAGTGGACGATCTCCCGGGAGATTGCAAGGTGCCGAAGCTATTTCTTCAGCCGATCATAGAGAATGCCATCATTCACGGCTTTGATCACGAGCAGAAGGAAGGGATTATCATTATTCGCGGAGAGATCGACGGAAATGATCTCGTGTTCAAGGTCATTGACAATGGCAAGGGTATGCGCAGCGACAAGGTAGCCGGGCTGCTAAGTCCGCACTCCAAGGGAATCGGGATTAAGAACGTGGAACAGAGGATCATAATTCTATATGGCAGCAATTATCGATTGCATATTCAGTCCAGAGAAGGTATTGGAACCGAGGTAACCGTAAGAATCCCGCTTCAGTATTAACAATCCCGCTGCCATTGTTGCACAGGAGGTGCGGTTTATGGGACGACAAGACGTCGTGATTGGACGATTTATACAAATATTAATGTGATGCACATCACACTCCTATGACCGGATTTCGTGTAAACTGAAGTAGAATTGAATGGGTTAGGGAGGTCTATGATATGGAAATGTATGAATATATGGGAGGAGAAGCCACGATAAGAAAAATTGTGGAGATCTTTTATCCAAAGGTATTAGCGGATCCTGTGCTTGCCCCTATCTTTCCTGACGATATGGCTCCGCTAATGAGGAAGCAGTATCAATTTTTAACGCAGTTTTTGGAGGACCGCCTTTGTACTCGGAAGAACACGGCAATCCTATGATGCGAGCGCGGCATGCGCCTTTTCCGATTACGCAAGAGCGAGCGGACGCTTGGCTGGCGTGTATGAAGAGCACGCTGGAGGAGGTCATCCCTTCGACAGAAACCCGTGCAATTGTTCTTGATCGGTTGAAGGGCCCGGCCAACTTTTTCGTAAATACAGCAGAAGCTTAACCAATGTTTCATGAAGAGAGCAGGCCTTCGCATCTTACTAAGTGGAGATGCGAGGGCCTGCTTATTCATGCATGGGGATTAGTGCTGATCACTCAGATTGAGTCGTAGCTACCAGTCTCAGACATAGTGTTGCAAAATGCGGGAATTGTATCAGTTACCATCAGTTGGAAGGAGGAGACATAACATTATGCGGACCCGTTTTTTCTACGGTGTCGGCTATAATGCGCGGTACGGATAGTTTGATGCCGAACGTATTTTCTCCTGTGAATTCATCCTTCACTTTTCCTACCACATGGATATAGTCGCCATTCCCCACATCCAGGCTCGGATTTTCGAAAGCGATGATCACGCTTTTTCCATAATTAACGGGGTCCGCGTAGACTTGGAGATAGACCATTTTCTCCAACCTTTGAGGTGTGGCAAACACTGCTCCGTATATCTCTACCGGGCTTCCTTTGTATTTCTTCACATCATGGAGCATATCGTCAAATTGCTGGCTTGTTAAGGGGGTCTGAGGACCCTCTTTTCCACAGCCTAGCAAAGAAACTGCGAGCAGCATGCTGAGTGCTATGCTTCGAATTCTCCTCACTGTGTCTCCTCCTAATCCTACCTATGATTTAGGGTTGAAGCTGCATCAGCTGGATCGTTGCTTCGGAACGAAGCTTTTCCAAATAAGGCCCAGCCAGATTATGCACTTGTGCATCGATTAATTCGTTGCGCAGCTCTTCTTTGCGTTCGTCAAAAGTCGGTGTTGAACCCAATCTCCGATCCGTCACTTTGATAATATGAAACCCCTGCGTTGTTTCGACAATTCCACTAATCTGACCTGGTTCAAGAGCGAATGCGGCCTCTTCAAACTTGGTATCCAAATAACCGCGCGGGAAGTAGTCAAGATCACCGCCGGAATTCTTGGTGCCGGTATCAATTGATTTCTCCTTTGCCAGTACAGCAAAGTCAGCTCCAGCTTGCAGCTGAGAGAGGATGGCTTCGGCATCCTGCCTTGTTTTCACGAGTATATGAGAAGCCCTTATCATCTCCGGTGAAGCGATAAGCGCTTTATTTTGATCGTAATAGACCTTGACCTGATCATCACTAACAGCTGTCTGCGGACCAAGAATCTTGCGAAGCAGCAGCTGCGTATGGATTTGCTCCCGCAGGGTTGATTCCGTAAATCCGTCCTGGGACAGCTTTGTTCGATATTCCTCAGGGGAATTGTATTCCCGCCTAATCTTACTAAGATCCTTATCGATATCCTCTTCGGTTACGACAATGCCTAGCTGATCCGCTTGCTGCTGCAGAAGCGTCTCGGTAATGAGCTGTTCAAGGGCCTGCTTCCCGGCCAGACTGACAAGCGTTTGGTACAGCTGATCTCTACTGAGGGAGGAGCCATTCACGATGGCAACCGTATTGCTCGCGGCTGGGGTTTCGGGAATGGTTCTGCGGGCATCTCCCAAGGAGGATAGTAGGACAAGCAGTATGAACAGGATTAAAGCAACACTCATCCACAACAGACTGGCCCTGCTATATGTTCGAATGGCTAATAATTTCAAGGCAATCAACTCCTTTCCTGTACAAAATATAACAAACGAAATCAGCAAAACAAAGGTGAAATTTATTCACTTCATAGGATCGGAATGTCAAAAAATAACGAACTTTTATGCACGGTAACGCTGATAAGGACATCTGGCATAGTAAGAATTTCTACTTTTTCTCTAATGAAATTGAATTGTAAACACAGCGAGCTGCAACTATATTTAAGCTTGTATCTGATAGGCTATTCGATCCCGGGAAGAATCTGCCGATCAGCTGCTGCAAGCCTGGAACGATGACAATTCACACGGAGGAGGTACAAAGACTGATGATCCAACGATCCAGAATGAAACGACGGATGGCGATTTTTTTAGTAGCGCTAATGATCACCAGCTTGTTCCAATCGTTTATGGCGGTCGCATTCGCGGCTGACGACATGCTCGCTTGGTATCAATTTGATCAAGCGGATGGAGGCAAGGTTAAAGATTTGTCCGGCAAAGGCAATGATGCTACGGTTGTCGGCAGCACGGCCCTGGTTGACGGACGGGATGGCAAGTCCATCAGTTTGACAGGCGGATACGTCCAGCTGCCCAATAACTTGTTAAACAACGCTACAGCCATCACGATATCGACATGGGTACAAATGGATAGTGTGCAAAGCTATTCGCGGATATTTGATTTCGGCAGCGGCACAACTCGCTATCTATTCTTGACCTCGACCGGCAGAAATGACGGAGCGGAAGGTCTGGCTGCAGCGATTACGACAAATGGATGGGGAAGTGAAGAGCACGTCACCAAAGGAACTGACTTGGCCACGGGTGTATGGAAGCACGTTGCTTTGGTCATTTCCGGTAGCACAGGGACTTTGTACGAAGATGGGGTGAAAGTAGCGGAAAATAAGGAGCTTACCCTAAATCCGTCCAGTCTCGGAAACACAACAGCAAATTTTATAGGAAAATCGCAGTTCAGCGGAGATCCGACATTTAGAGGGAAGTTTGATGATTTCCGTATTTATAACAGAGCGTTAAGCGGCTCCGAAATTATGGATGCGATGGGGCTGACAGCCGATGAGATTGTCAAATCGGATCGGGATTCGATTAATCTTGGCAATCTGTTCACCGTTGATTCTGATATCACATTGCCTACGCAGGGACCGCTTGGCTCTTCAATCACTTGGCGGTCCAGTAATGAAAGCGTTATTGACACTAATGGCAAAGTCACCCGACCGGAGCCGGGTCAAGGCAATGCCAACGTTGATTTGACGGCTACGATTTCGATGAACGGATCCAGCGTAACCAGGGAGTTCAACGTGACGGTGCTCGCTTTACTATCCGATACCGAGATTGTGAGTACGGATAAGGAAAATCTTAGTTTGGGGGATTTGGATGAAGGTGTTACTTCAGATGTGAATCTGCCTAGCACTGGCCAACTCGGGTCTGTGATCTCCTGGCAGACGAGTAACGCAAGTGTCATGGATGCCAGCGGCAAAGTCACCCGACCCGACAACGGCCAAGGTGATGCAGAAGTGACCCTCACAGCTACATTGACACATGGTCAGGCGATGGATACGAAAATTTTCCATACTAAGGTCATTGAGAAGTCCTTTGTACTTGCGATTAAGAGTATCGAGGCCATCCATGTTCAGACTGTAGCAGGTACAGCCCCGACACTTCCGGATTCCGTGATTGGGGAATATAACGACGGGAAATCATCGAGACAGATGAAGGTCGTATGGGATCCTATAGATTCTGCTCAGTACACGCAGACAGGAGATTTCCAAGTTGAAGGAAATGTTCAGGGAACGGAGATTCAAGCAGTTGCTCATGTCTCAGTAAAAAGCATAATGTTCCAGGCTACCTGGAATACGAACCGTTTGATGCCGGGAGAGAAACTGCAGACTGTGGTAGAAGGAAAGAACACAAGCGACAATGCCGTTCCGGCTTTGGTGACCTTAGCACTTTATGATCAGGAAGGTAAAATGCGGCAAGCCGTGCATGACTCCAAAGAAGTTGGGGCACAATCTTCTGCCAGCCTGACTGCGGAGTTGGAGCTTCCTGCCGACGTTACGGGTTATACCGCTAAGGTGTTTGTGTGGGAAGGCGATGATATCAAAGCCTCGAGCTTACAGCCTCTTGCCGGTGTCGTCCAGCTTGGTCACATTGCGGGACCTCCTGCGATTCCCGCTGGCTTAGCCGCTGTAACGGAGGAAGGGACTTCCCAAGTGATCGTGTCCTGGGAGGAGACGGAAGGAGCAGAAAGCTACGACTTGGAAGTGGATGGAGTTGTTATGAACCATGTGACAAGTCCTTATCACTACAGCGGCACCTATAACTCTACACACTCTTTTGCAGTTAGAGCTGTAAGTAAGGATGGCGCAAGTGCATGGAGCCTCTCCCAGAGCGCAACCATTCAAGCAGTGCCCGGCAATGCCAGTTGGGTCGTACAGCCGTTTAGCTTGAAACAGGTTTCACTGGAATCCAGCCCTTTCACCGAAAACAGAGATCGCACCTACTCCATGCTGTTATTCCTGGACAATGACCGCATGCTGTACAACTTCCGGGCCGCTGCCGGACTCTCAACAGAAGGAGCGCAGCCGCTGGGCGGTTGGGATGCTCCGAACTCCAATCTTCGCGGACATTCCACCGGGCATTATTTGTCAGCATTGTCCATGGCGTATGCAAGCAGCGGTGATACGAGATTCAAGGATAAGCTTGATGATATGATCACCGAATTAGGCAAGGTTCAGGATGCAATGCCATCCCAGGGCTATAGTGAGGGATTTTTGAGCGGATATTCCGAGGATCAATTCATAAAACTGGAGTCTTACGCGTCTTATCCAACGATTTGGGCCCCTTACTACACACTACATAAAATTATGGCCGGTTTGGTAGATGCGTACCGCTATACGGGGAATGAACAGGCGCTTGATATCGCCGATAAGATGGGCGATTGGGTCTACGGAAGGCTTAGCGTACTACCCAAAGAGCAACTGAAGAAGATGTGGAGTCTATACATCGCCGGCGAGTACGGCGGAATGAATGACGTCATGGCTGAGCTGTATGCGATTACCGGTAAGGAACAGCACTTGAAGACTGCTCAATTTTTCGATAATGAGACGTTATTTGCTCCGACAGCTGACAACATCGATACACTGACGGGGAAACATGCGAATCAGCATATTCCACAAATTACAGGCGCACTGCGCGTTTATGATCAAACCAATGATGCGAGCTATTACAAGGTTGCCGAAAACTTCTGGCACATGGTCGTTGATAAACGCACTTTTAGCATCGGTGGAACCGGCGAAGGCGAGTTTTTCAAGGGCGCTGACGCTATCGCATCCATCATTGACGATAAAGATGCCGAAACCTGTGCAACCTACAACATGCTCAAACTGACGCGCAATCTGTTCTTCCATAATCCGGACCCGCAGTACATGGATTACTATGAAAGAGCGCTATACAACCACATTCTTGCTTCTCAGAACCAAGCTGATCCGCATGGCGGTACGACCTACTTCGTTCCGCTGGGTCCGGGCAATCAAAAGAGCTATTCCAATGACTATAATTCATTCACCTGCTGCATGGGAACCGGTCTTGAGAATCATGTGAAATACCAGGAGTCCATCTATTTCTACTCAACGGATTTATCGACATTGTATGTCAATCTGTATATTCCTTCGACTTTGCACTGGGAAGCTAAAGGCTTCACGATTAAACAAACGACGTCTTATCCGAATGAAGGCGCAACTTCACTCACTGTTGACGGCAGCGGCCAGCTGGATATCAAGCTGCGCGTTCCATACTGGGTAGAGGAAGGGTATACGGTTAAAGTTAACGGCGTTGAACAAAATATCGCGGCTGTTCCCGGTACCTATGTCACCATCAGCAGGGTCTGGTCGCCTGGAGACAAAATCGATATCTCCATGCCGTTCAGTCTGCGTCTAGAGAAGACGCCAGATGATCCTAGCACCGGCAGCATCATGTATGGACCACTCCTCATGGTCGGCAAAAGCAACAGTACATCCTGGACGAATCTGAAGCTGAACACGGAAAACTTGTCCCAGTCCATCACACCGACAGGCACGTTAAGCTTTTCGACCAATGGTATTCCATTGGTTCCCATGTACCAGGCTTATAATTTCCGTTATCATGCTTACTTCAAAATCAATCAGTAAAGGAGGGAACATCCCGATGTACAAACGAATCACAATCTTGTGTATGTCGATTATGATCGCGGCTTCTCTGACTGTCTCTGCCTCGGCAGCTGGAGCGAATGCGTTGTCCGGCAATCAGGAGATACATCTCGATTCCATCGTCGTTGATCAAGCCTCCCGCTTTGTGACCATTAAGGGCGATATCACCGCAGGCGAAGGATCAGAAGTAACTGCCAGAGTGATTGATCCAAACGGAAAAGTAGATTACATGAATCAGACAACGAGCGGACCGAATGGTGCTTTTGCTTTTACTTACGTGCCCAATGAGGCGGTCAGCGGGGATTATCAGTTGAGTGTTGGAGGCGAAGGAGTGAATTCGCCGGTTGGCAGTCAGTTCGAAATCGGAGAAGCCGGTACAATAGCCGGTGCAACCTTATCCGGTCCCGACTCTGTCTCCTCCGGACAATCGTTTGATCTGACATATGGACTGCAGCATGTCGGTCAAGAGGTAGCGGCGGAAGATATTACTGTGACTTATGACACGTATAAGCTGAACTTCGCCTCTGCGACGTCCCTGGATGAAGACACGTTCGCCATCGTCGGTCAGAAGGAATCTCCCGGACAGGTTCGATTACTAGGCGTCCACTTGGCGGAGTCCGGCACGAATCCGAATAAATCCTTGATGACACTCACCTTCACAGCTAAAACAGATGTATCTTCAGGAATTGCGGCTATCGCAGTTGCTCAAGTAATGACTGCCAATCAAGCAGGTGTTGAGACAGAGTTAAGCGGAGCTTCCTATCAGGTACAAATCAATACTATAGATAAAACCACCTTGAACGACCTCATTGATGAAGCCCGACAAGCACATGATACGGCTGTAGAAGGCAATCATGCCGGACAATATCCAACCGGAGCCAAAGCGGCTCTGCAGACTGCAATCGATCTAGCCGTCAAAGTGGCCGACAATGGAACAGCAACACAAGAGCAGATTGAGCAGGCGACAACGGATTTGAGTGCAGCATTGACAGCATTCCGTAACTCCGTTATCACTTCCATACCGGGAGATCACAACCATGACGATAAGCTCAGTATCGGTGATTTGGCAATCGTGGCGAACGTCTACGGACTGCAAGAAGGAGACGAAGGATGGGAAGCTGCGCAAAGCAGCGATATCAATCACGACGGCAAAATCGATATTGAGGATCTTGCAGCTTTGGCAAGATTGATTTTGAGCTGGTGAGCATGTAGTTGAGTCTGGTAGGTGGAAAAGAGGCTGGTGAACATTCACCAGTCTTTTCTTATTGTCAATGGAGTCGTATTTGTATCGGAAGATTGATTCTCTTTTTTTAGAAAATCGCATTTTCATAACGGATTCACCGCCAAGTATAGCA
This genomic window from Paenibacillus hexagrammi contains:
- a CDS encoding response regulator — translated: MYHVLLVDDEPRHLAGLSRMLQSLRPEYVIRTAKNGVEALAICEQTTFQIIITDIQMPLKDGLDFIGNLPYESGPRKVIFLSGYGYFDYAQKAIGLGSFEYLLKPVDIDKFTQVLERAERSIQEELLVQEEMANMERQLKRVVPVYQQSVMNRWLKGEQLTATLQEVEEIVGFRGAGRVMLIDMQSTGRYKLKVEPIVLQIQKALEKLTGGEHSCCCCMIDNHANQLIMVTNAELSESDGQRLTAAMIDIEKDFVDSELRITVGISDKAIDILSEGSRLLIEAKLACESRFYLPGRRVYAFKQSMMLSDHALVFESKDAEAFIERLQKCEDPEFQLPVEQLYDRLLATGRPIRAVIISYSTQLLTEVINSIEYLGQEEVRSWLLDVMQREVKDVPDLECLKSNVSAVLLLISKKLHEMKQKRKDALIYQCLAYIDEHYMEDLSLESVAAIMHFSPGYFSNYFKNKLTINFSQYLTQVRLTKAKEFLMDSNDKVYHIAAKLGYHDAKYFNRVFKKEFGLTPEEYRTIARSMSHAREV
- a CDS encoding PDC sensor domain-containing protein encodes the protein MRFVPSFIRQIVHRFMRLRFRTKMIIFYVMLISIPSILTGFLHYNTSLDIILNNSRESMKEIVKKNNEMIDMILQGIEERTLSLNSDPDLYDVFEHLTDRSDYNLVKMDKRVTMILNKYFSQNSDHYSAQLVTSYYSFGGSGTPYTTNSPFFSVSPEGFRSSDIYSRVAENRGKFIWIPTYDYTKTFNQYQLQGLDPKIKFMFSGARVINSAPIVDGVIHPLDPSIERPVLLINFTESFYREILKFSTPLQGSYLYVVSDKGDIVYHPDTSKLATIDTNGYLEDSFQNKSGTMIKEINGEKMLICFETSKVTGWKTVSVVPYKQLVGELPMFRSMELFVAAGLTILAMLAAYIFSGWMTKPIKKLIVATHITGNGDFTTKIPEQADFEFGILIKKI
- a CDS encoding sensor histidine kinase translates to MTLREKEAEIMALNLQLNPHFLYNTLNIINWMAIEKDQKAISRMIVSLSTMLQYTVNNKQEIVRLKDDLEWLKGYTHIMEIRFEGIFRFRFEVDDLPGDCKVPKLFLQPIIENAIIHGFDHEQKEGIIIIRGEIDGNDLVFKVIDNGKGMRSDKVAGLLSPHSKGIGIKNVEQRIIILYGSNYRLHIQSREGIGTEVTVRIPLQY
- a CDS encoding LptM family lipoprotein, with amino-acid sequence MRRIRSIALSMLLAVSLLGCGKEGPQTPLTSQQFDDMLHDVKKYKGSPVEIYGAVFATPQRLEKMVYLQVYADPVNYGKSVIIAFENPSLDVGNGDYIHVVGKVKDEFTGENTFGIKLSVPRIIADTVEKTGPHNVMSPPSN
- a CDS encoding peptidylprolyl isomerase, coding for MKLLAIRTYSRASLLWMSVALILFILLVLLSSLGDARRTIPETPAASNTVAIVNGSSLSRDQLYQTLVSLAGKQALEQLITETLLQQQADQLGIVVTEEDIDKDLSKIRREYNSPEEYRTKLSQDGFTESTLREQIHTQLLLRKILGPQTAVSDDQVKVYYDQNKALIASPEMIRASHILVKTRQDAEAILSQLQAGADFAVLAKEKSIDTGTKNSGGDLDYFPRGYLDTKFEEAAFALEPGQISGIVETTQGFHIIKVTDRRLGSTPTFDERKEELRNELIDAQVHNLAGPYLEKLRSEATIQLMQLQP
- a CDS encoding beta-L-arabinofuranosidase domain-containing protein, with the translated sequence MIQRSRMKRRMAIFLVALMITSLFQSFMAVAFAADDMLAWYQFDQADGGKVKDLSGKGNDATVVGSTALVDGRDGKSISLTGGYVQLPNNLLNNATAITISTWVQMDSVQSYSRIFDFGSGTTRYLFLTSTGRNDGAEGLAAAITTNGWGSEEHVTKGTDLATGVWKHVALVISGSTGTLYEDGVKVAENKELTLNPSSLGNTTANFIGKSQFSGDPTFRGKFDDFRIYNRALSGSEIMDAMGLTADEIVKSDRDSINLGNLFTVDSDITLPTQGPLGSSITWRSSNESVIDTNGKVTRPEPGQGNANVDLTATISMNGSSVTREFNVTVLALLSDTEIVSTDKENLSLGDLDEGVTSDVNLPSTGQLGSVISWQTSNASVMDASGKVTRPDNGQGDAEVTLTATLTHGQAMDTKIFHTKVIEKSFVLAIKSIEAIHVQTVAGTAPTLPDSVIGEYNDGKSSRQMKVVWDPIDSAQYTQTGDFQVEGNVQGTEIQAVAHVSVKSIMFQATWNTNRLMPGEKLQTVVEGKNTSDNAVPALVTLALYDQEGKMRQAVHDSKEVGAQSSASLTAELELPADVTGYTAKVFVWEGDDIKASSLQPLAGVVQLGHIAGPPAIPAGLAAVTEEGTSQVIVSWEETEGAESYDLEVDGVVMNHVTSPYHYSGTYNSTHSFAVRAVSKDGASAWSLSQSATIQAVPGNASWVVQPFSLKQVSLESSPFTENRDRTYSMLLFLDNDRMLYNFRAAAGLSTEGAQPLGGWDAPNSNLRGHSTGHYLSALSMAYASSGDTRFKDKLDDMITELGKVQDAMPSQGYSEGFLSGYSEDQFIKLESYASYPTIWAPYYTLHKIMAGLVDAYRYTGNEQALDIADKMGDWVYGRLSVLPKEQLKKMWSLYIAGEYGGMNDVMAELYAITGKEQHLKTAQFFDNETLFAPTADNIDTLTGKHANQHIPQITGALRVYDQTNDASYYKVAENFWHMVVDKRTFSIGGTGEGEFFKGADAIASIIDDKDAETCATYNMLKLTRNLFFHNPDPQYMDYYERALYNHILASQNQADPHGGTTYFVPLGPGNQKSYSNDYNSFTCCMGTGLENHVKYQESIYFYSTDLSTLYVNLYIPSTLHWEAKGFTIKQTTSYPNEGATSLTVDGSGQLDIKLRVPYWVEEGYTVKVNGVEQNIAAVPGTYVTISRVWSPGDKIDISMPFSLRLEKTPDDPSTGSIMYGPLLMVGKSNSTSWTNLKLNTENLSQSITPTGTLSFSTNGIPLVPMYQAYNFRYHAYFKINQ
- a CDS encoding cohesin domain-containing protein, whose product is MYKRITILCMSIMIAASLTVSASAAGANALSGNQEIHLDSIVVDQASRFVTIKGDITAGEGSEVTARVIDPNGKVDYMNQTTSGPNGAFAFTYVPNEAVSGDYQLSVGGEGVNSPVGSQFEIGEAGTIAGATLSGPDSVSSGQSFDLTYGLQHVGQEVAAEDITVTYDTYKLNFASATSLDEDTFAIVGQKESPGQVRLLGVHLAESGTNPNKSLMTLTFTAKTDVSSGIAAIAVAQVMTANQAGVETELSGASYQVQINTIDKTTLNDLIDEARQAHDTAVEGNHAGQYPTGAKAALQTAIDLAVKVADNGTATQEQIEQATTDLSAALTAFRNSVITSIPGDHNHDDKLSIGDLAIVANVYGLQEGDEGWEAAQSSDINHDGKIDIEDLAALARLILSW